The Dioscorea cayenensis subsp. rotundata cultivar TDr96_F1 chromosome 19, TDr96_F1_v2_PseudoChromosome.rev07_lg8_w22 25.fasta, whole genome shotgun sequence genome includes a window with the following:
- the LOC120283807 gene encoding pectinesterase inhibitor 9-like, translating into MALKSPQIPILFFVSALTFVAGDLPVIPPTTSVDNSTAFIRSSCGATRYPELCFSSLIHYADTVRSDPVLLAWLAVNITLGRVRSVSSHISSLRQATTSGDSREFAALRDCAETLADAAQLAKKSASEIGRLAKAETSPEVGWWVSNAQTWLSAVLTNEDTCTDGFSPVGASTLKADVCRRVGSAKKYTSNALALVNKLVSSR; encoded by the coding sequence ATGGCTCTCAAATCTCCCCAAATTCCCATCCTCTTCTTCGTCTCCGCCCTAACCTTCGTCGCCGGCGATCTTCCGGTCATTCCACCCACCACCTCCGTCGACAACTCGACGGCATTCATCAGATCGAGCTGCGGCGCCACTCGCTACCCGGAGCTCTGCTTCTCCTCCCTCATCCACTACGCCGACACCGTCCGCTCCGATCCCGTCCTCCTCGCCTGGCTCGCCGTCAACATCACCCTCGGCCGAGTCCGTTCCGTCTCCTCCCACATCTCCTCTCTCCGGCAGGCAACGACCTCCGGCGATTCCCGCGAATTCGCCGCCTTACGAGACTGCgccgaaaccctagctgacgcGGCACAGCTCGCAAAGAAGTCCGCCTCCGAGATCGGCCGGCTCGCTAAGGCTGAGACCTCACCGGAGGTCGGATGGTGGGTCTCCAACGCACAGACGTGGTTGAGCGCCGTGCTCACCAATGAGGACACGTGTACGGACGGATTTTCACCGGTCGGAGCCAGTACTCTGAAGGCCGATGTCTGCCGGCGAGTTGGGTCGGCGAAGAAGTACACCAGCAACGCACTCGCTCTTGTCAACAAACTCGTTTCCAGCCGTTGA